A segment of the Parasphingopyxis algicola genome:
GATTTCAAGGTGACGTTATCGAAATCATGGGCGGCGGTGAAAGCGACACCATAGACTTCCAGGTCATCCACCATCGGCGCGCTCAATCGGACTGCATCCAGATCCGGTTCGCTGTTCAGAAATTGCGCGCCGATCGGATTGGCTGGAAACGCCGCATTATAGGCGGCAGTTGCGGCCGAGGGCTGAAAAGCGACAAGTGTATGCGGCGCCGGCGTACCTTCATGGTCCAGATAGTCGAATGCCAAGTCGAGCGTGGTGGCATCCGAGGGCATGGCGTGAAGCTGCAGCCGCGCCGCGTAATCCTCGGCCTTGCCAAGCTGCTGACTACCGGTTTGGGACGTAAGATTGGTGCCATAACCAGAATCGGTGCGCGCCATCACCGTCAGGCCGGCAGCAAGGCCGTCCGCGAGACCGCCGCTGATACCGGCCATCAGCGAGAAGCGATCCTGACTGCCGCCGCTGATCTCGAGCCGCCCTTCGAAAGCCTCGCGAGGAGTGCGGGTGACTACGTTCACCGCGCCGCCGATCGTGTTCCGGCCGAACAATGTGCCTTGCGGCCCGCGTAGCACCTCGACGCGTTCGACATCGGCGAGATCCAAGGCCGCGCCCGTGACGCGCGCGAGATAGACGCCGTCGAGATAGACCCCGACACCGGGTTCGGCGGTGGTAATGAAGTCGATCTGTCCAATGCCGCGAACAAATACCGACGAGGCGCCCGTCGTCCCCGAAGCGGCCGTGCTGAACTGGACATTGGGAACGTAGCGATACACTTCGGTCAGCGTCTCGATCTGCCGGTTTTCGAGTTCCGCTGCGGAAAGCGCGCTCACCGCAACGGGCGTGTCTTGCAGGGATTCCTCGCGGCGGCGTGCGGTAACAACGATAGTACCGACCTGCCCTGTTTCGGCTTGCGGTTGCTCGGTTGCCTGAGCCTGTGCCGCCGGGGCCAGAGTGGTCGAAGCGAGAAGCGTGGACACCAAGATTGTAGGTCGGATGCTCATTATATGTCTCCCCTGAGTCATTCTGTCGTTGGGGCGGCTCAGCCCTGAAAGGTTGCGAGGCCGGCCATGCTTTTCGGTCCCGGCTTGGGATAGGTCTTGCTCGAATGTGTGAGGCCGGCTTTGACCAATGCCTGGGCGACACAGACCGTCGCCGGAACGGGATCGATCACAGGCACGCTGTACCCGCGGCTTTCCAGCCGTTCGGTGATCGCGTCGGCGCATCCCAGAAAACCGGTGCAACCAAGCACGATCACATCGGCGCCATCCTGTTCGACCGCCGCGAGCGCGATCTCGGCGAGACAATCCTGAACCTCGGCGATGCGTTGCTCGATCTCGAGCACGGGAATGTTGATAACGCGGATCGAGGCGAGTTTGTCATGCACGGCATAAACCCGCGCGAGATCGTCAAGCAGCGGCCTCACGCTGTCGAGCACGGTCACGATGCTGAACTTGTGCCCGAGCATCGCAGCCAGATGCATCGATGTTTCGGCCGGACCCAGCACCGGTATGCGGACGAGCTCGCGCGCGGCCTTGAGGCCCGGATCGCCCATGCAATCGATGATCACGGCGTCCGCTCCCGATTCTTCAGCGGCTAGCGCAGCTTGCATGATCCCGGGAACGGCCAGCGCCTCATCTACTTCGGATTCGATCGAGCTTGGGCCCTTTTCGAGCAGCGAATGCGTAAAATGCAGATCCTTGCCGGCAAGCGGCGCGACGTCGTCGAGGCTGCGAATGCCTTCGGTGATGACCGGGGTGATGATGTGAATCGTGGCGGTCATGAGCGTTGCTCCTTTTGGTTCAGTGCCTCGATCGGGACAAAAGCCTCCTCCGATCCGAAGGCGGCCGGCCCCATGAATTCAAGCGCTTCGGGCGCCCGCAACCGGCCCGGCGCGCCGCAGCCGATTACGGCCACGCGCTGGCCGTAGCGCAGGCTTTCGGTCGGGATCGGCATGGCCGTTTCCCGGTCGACGATGCAGATCAGGTCGGGCACGATCGCCTTCAGCTCGCCATCGACGACGATCGAGATATTCTCGTTTTGAAAGCCGATCTCGGCGCCGCCGTCGCCGTCGAGCGCGGCAAGTGTGCAGCTACCGAATACCCAGCCGGCCGAAGTGTCGCGCGAGATGTCGGTAACCTTGCCGTCGAACAGCCGATAGGCGCTGCCATAGCCCTCCAGCCCGTCCAGCGCCGTCAACAGACGGTCGACCGGATGCGCGTCGCCCTCGCGGATGGCTTTCCCAACCGCAATCGCCGCGCTCACCGTGGCCGGCAGCGCTGCGCGCTTCGCTTCGGCACCCGTCATCGGATAGCAGGACAGGCTGACGCTCGCTCCCATCGCGGCGACCAGGGGGCGCGCAAGTTCCTCGGCCTTGCGGGCATTCTCAGCCTCTATGATCGCGACATTGCCGTGTTCATCGGCAATCGCCAGCGGCGTGCAGCTGACGCCTGCAACATTGAAATTGATCATGTGAATCGAAGGAAAAGCGCGGCCCATGCCATCGGCGTCGATGAGGGGAAGGCCGCGGCTCGCAGCATAGGCGACCGGCATCACCGAATTCAGTCCGCCGATTTCGGCCGATATGATCATGTCGGCGCTCCGCCCTAGGGCTTTCTCCAGGGCCGACACCGCGCGGTGCGCGTCTTCGACGGCGTAGAGCTTCTCTATCATGACGGTCGGGGCACCCATCGCCGCCGCGACGAACACATCGGCATCGTCGGGCACGTCTTCGAGCGCTGCCAACTTGACCGCGCCATGATGCGCAATGGCTTCCTTGCAGAGCAGCGATCCCACATACGGGTCGCCGCCGCCGCCGGTCCCTAGAAACGCCGAGCCGATCGCGAGATCATCAATATCGACCTGCGCTATAACATCAGCCATGGCTGGCCTCCTCGAACGCACCGAGATTGCCAACCGCACGGCAAACGACCCGTGTTGCACCGCCAGGAAGATATTGCAGCGGAAATTCCTCGACCTCGACGATCTCGACTGAAGCTTCGCGGGCGCCGGCCGCAACCGCCTGTTGCACGGCGAGCTCGCGTGCTTCGCACAGCATGGCGTCGCGTACACCGCTTTCCATATTATAGATGCGGTCGATCTCGCCGCTGACTTGGCCAATGGCGGCGCCGACCGCGTTCGCGACCTCGGCGCCTTCAGGCCGGTGGACCTCGTTCACCCCCCTGATATCGCCCGCCACAAGCACCGCCCCGCCGCCGACAAGTATCAAGGGAACCGCTGTCTTGCTCGTCTTCATACGATCAATGCCGTTCTCGATCATGCCGGTGATGAGAGCCGCGGCGTCGGCGACCGCCGCTGCGGGAAGTCCATCGACGCGCGACCGATCGCCAAAATCCGCGTTACCCGCCGCCACCGCGATGTCACTCGCCGTGAGGATGGACCCGCCGAAGACGAGCGCGTCCCGGTGCAATCTGTTGCCAACGGAATCGGGCCCGATAGCAAGCGATGCCGGATCGCCGATGTCGCGTACGCGGCTGCCGCCGCCCAGCCCGAGCGAGAGGATGTCAGGCATACGGAAATTCGTCCGGACCCCGCCAATGTCGACATGCATGCTCGACTGGCGCGGAAATCCGTCCATAAGCACGCCGATATCGGTCGTCGTGCCGCCGATATCGGCGACCAAGGCGTTGGAGAGTCCGGCTAGAAGGGCCGCGCCGCGAAGCGAATTGGTCGGTCCCGCGGCAAAGGTACGCACCGGATAGCGGTGCATATGCGCAACGCTCATCAACGTGCCGTCATTCTGACTGATGAAGAATGGCGCATCGATACCGAGTGCGTGCAGCGCCTGCGCAAAGGCATCGGCGACATGGGCGGCAAGCGTTTTGAGGCTCGCATTCATGATGGCCGCGTTTTCGCGTTCGAGCAGCCCGATCCGTCCGACCTCGCTCGACAGAGTAATATCGGCTTCGGGCATACAATCCCGGACGATTTCGGCGGCGCGTTCCTCGTGGCTGGCGTTGAGCTGGCTGAAGACCCCGGAGATGGCGATATGCGTCACACCCGAAGCGCGAATGCCCTTCGCACATTCAGCCACCGCTGTTTCGTCGAGTGCCGCTATGGGCTGGCCAGTGAATTCGAAGCCACCGCGCACGACATGCCTGCCGCCGTCGACCGCGTCCGACAGTGCCTTAGGCCAGCCAGCGAGTGGCGGAATTCCTCGTGCCGCCGGAAAGCCTATCCGGATCGTGGCGACGCGATTCAACGTTTGCGCCTGAACAAAGGCGTTGGTGAACTGGGTCGTGCCGATCATGACGCTGCGTATCGATTCGGGCCTGCACTGGCTTTTCGTGAGCAGCGCACCGATCGCCTCCCGAATACCGCCACTGATATCGTCGGATGTCGCGCGTTTTTCGAAACTCTGGACGTCGCGACCGGACATCAGCACGGCATCAGTGTTGGTCCCTCCGACATCTACTCCGATATGCATGGATACGTCGCCTCCTTCACCGACAAGAGAGCGGGCGAGGCTGCCGGGCACAAACCATTATCTTAGTAGGATGCGGTATACTGCCTAGTAGGTATAACTTATGGAAGTGATGGAAGGATGCTACTAGATCATGTAGTATCTAATGCGGTTCGGCGTGTTTCGCCTTGGCCAGCGCGTCGACCCGGTCGTGCACACGCAGTTTTCTATAGATGTTTTTCAGGTGGAATCGGACGCCATGTTCACTGATACCGAGCCTGCGTCCCACGACTTTGTCCGAACCACCTTGCTCCAGCGCGTCAAGGACTTCGCGCTCGCGTGGCGTAAAGACCGCTCCATTCACTCGCGTTTCTTGATCCCCGAACCACCGGCGCAGTGAACCGAACAGTTTGGCGTGATCGTCTTGACCTGGAGGCTCGTCCAGACGCGCCCGTATTCGCGAGGCGACCGGGTCTCCGCCGAATTCTGCAAATGCGCGGCTAAATCCGTGCCTCGATCCGATCCCCAGGGCTCGCTCAAAACGACGATCGGCCGCGTCGCTTTCGCCGATCCGATCGTGCGCCGCAACCAGCAACAGCAAGCCTCGTAATTCACTGCGACGCAGCTTGCGCTGTGCGGACCGTTCGACGAATTCGTCCAGCCTGGCGCACGCCTCCTTAGTTTCACCTGCGGCGAGCAGCGCATAGCCGTTCGACAAGGCGATCAGCTCGCTGGCCTGCCAGGCAACTACGGCGTCGGGCACATTGACCGCCGTCGGAGGCTCGGTGCCGTCCTCCCCGCGCAACCATGCCTCGCCGGACAGACAATTGCCGACATCCCTCACAAAGTCGGCGACCCGCCCCAAATCCTGCGCGCGGAGCTGCTCTTTTTGCGCGTCAAGCGCCGCAAGCGTTGAGGATAGACCGATCTCGGCGGCCAACAGCCGCGCATAGGGCTCATAGGCTGCAGAATAGACGTCAAACCAAGCTTCGCTTTGCGGCATTCGGTGCGCGGATTTGCGTAAATGCGAACGCGCGCTCGAGAGGCGGCCAGTCTCGAATTCGAGATAGGCGGTGATGGCGTGGAGCACGGTCTCCACCCCGGCATCCTTGGGGAATTTCTTGCGGAAAGATCGCTGCGCGCCCTTCAACATCGCGCGCGCGGTCGCAATCTCGCCGCGTGCCAACTCGATATTGGCGCGGTGAATGTCGAGAAACATCAGATTGTAATCCGAGCCGGCGTCGCGCGAATAGCCGACCGCCTCGGCAAAATAGCCGAGCGCACGATCAAGGTCGCCCGACTGTGTCCGCAATATGCAGCGCAGAGTCGTAATATAGGCTTTCCAGGCCGGATCGTCATTGTTGCGCAAAACGATACGATTAAACGGCTCCAGGTCGCTCTCACTCGCCGCCCGGCAGCCATATATCAGGATCGTCGTGCGAATAACCTCCGCATCGCGCAGTCCGTCCGGATCTCCTTCAAGCAATGGCAGGCTTTCGGCGAGCAGGGCTTCGGCCTCCGCGATCCGTCCTTCTTTCAGATGAATGACGCATTGGAGTAGCCTGAACCGCGGCTCTTCCGCCAATTCCAACGGTGCGGCGCGATCGACGAGTAGCTTGATGACATCGAAGCCGCCGGTGACCCACAATTTCAATCCCTGCGCTCGCCGCAAATACTCGCTGCTCGCGCTTCCGCCGCCGGACTGGATGGCGAGCGATGCCGCCTCGGGAATGCGTCCCGCCGCGTCGCAGGCCAGTGAGGCGTGTGCCATGATCGCTTGTCGATCGATCCGAGGCAGCATATCGAAGCGGCGCTGGAGGTGCTGTTTTAGGAGCGGGTAGACATGCAGCTCGTCTTCCTTCCAGATGACTAACCCCTCCAATCTCATGGCAATGTCGGGAAGCAGCGTGCCAAGAACGTCATCGGGGCTGACCGCATTGAGCATCTCACTGCTGCATCCGTCCAACAGGCTCGTCATCATCAACGCACGAACCCAGTCGGCTGGCAGATCCGAGAGCACCTCCTGTTCAATATAGGCGCCGATGCCAGATTGAGCGATAAACTGGCCCCTTTTATCCAGCCGGTTGCGGGGCCGGGCTAGCCAGTCGGTCAGCGTTCGCACCGCGGCAGGCCAGCCTTGTGCCCAGTGCGCAATTTTAATCGCCGCAGCACGCCCGACTGCGCCCTGGCACTGGCGGATTATCTGTTTCCGTTCGATGCGCAATTCGTCGACGCCGATCAGCTGGACCCCGCCTTCCATTCGTAGGCGCGCGATCGGCAGGTTGAACAGATCACGGGCTGCTATGACCGCGCTGCCGGAGCGGCTTTCCAGTACGCGCGTTAGCAATCCCGGATCGGCGAAATCCGCTATGAACGCATGCGGTTCGTCAAGGAGCAAGATATGGTCCGACGGTGCCTTCGCCATCAGGTCGAGCAATGTCACATGTCCTGCGAACTGGCTTGCCTTATAACAAACGCATGGCACTTTCGACAGCCGTGCGAAAGTCTCGAGCAGGCTGGTCTTGCCGTACCCGGCCGGAGCATGAACGATCGAACAGCGCGCACTGTGGAGGCTCGCGGCCAACTCCGTCTTGTCGAATTCTAGTCCACGCCAATCCATTCGTTTTCGATGCTAGCGAATTTGCAACTGCAATGGCAAATTGGCGGTTGAGCCGTGATGTGTCCGCTGGCGAATATGGCGTGGAAGCGATTTCCCTTATGGCTGGACGTTCGTGTCCACTGACTTGAATGTCCGCTATGGCTCGGTAGCCGAACGGCGGATTTCTCACCTTGGAAGTCCAAAAACCGGACAGGCCGCTTCCGGCCGTAAGCGGACTTGTTCGGAAATGGCCGGAAGCGGTCACATCGTGAAGAAAAAGTTCGACGTGGTATTAAACATGGTATTCGACTGACAATTTCACGAATAGTTTTTATACTTCAATGACTTGCTTGCCCATTGCGAATCCCGCCCTCGCCGCCATTTTCCTGTTCGCATACCTTCGTGGATGTGCGCTAAAGCCCTTAAAATCTGAAGTGTATTGGCGATGCGCGGTTCGCGCTCATCCATTGATGATCGCCCGCATCCGCGTCAAAATATGGAGACGGATTTGAGAAACAAGCGCCATGGGTGAGTTTACGGCCACCAGGGTCAAATCGTTGAACGAACCCGGCCGCCACACTGATCGTGGATGCGGTGACAGCGCAAAGAGCCGTCTAGAGCGCTGTCAAAAAAATTGCATAGACGTTTAGAATATAGACCAAAAACAGCGCGATGCTCGTCCAGCCGACGGTCCTGAACAGGCGGGTTTTCGGGCGGTAGAGCAGCCCGGCGATCACCACGCCGCACATGATTACGGCCGCCATCGCGGTGACGGCATGGCTGTTCGAAGCGTCGTCCAGCAGGATGCCCCTCGAATAGATGACATCCTCGATGGCGAGAATGAGAATGTTGAACAGGTTGCTGCCGAGCAGATTGGCGATCGCCATGTTCACCGAGCCCAGCCGCAGTGCCGCGAGCGAAACCGACAATTCGGGGAGCGAGGTCGCCGCGGCGATGAAGATCGTGCCCATGATGCTGCGATCGAGGAAGGTCTGGTCCGCGATCCTCGCGCCCACGACCGGGAGCCAGAGACCGCCTAGGACGATCGCCAGCGCCGCGATCGCGAACATCGCCTGGGCCTTGTTGAGCGATCCGGTCGGCGCTTTCTTCACGGCCTCGCCGGCGCGTTCCCGGATACGGGCCTCGTAATTGTGGATGGCGCGAGTGGCGATTATATAGACGATCACGATCACGAGCGACGTCGCGCCGATATGACCGAATGACAGGGTCAGCCCGAGGTCGCGCACCATGAGGGTGAGCCCGGCAATGCCGATCAGCATCGTGCCGAAACCCGCCGACAGGATGTGCGCCTGCCGCGCCTGCCGGTAGACCGATTCGCCGCGGACCACGAAATCGAGAACCACCAGCATCGCGAGGTTGAAGACGCAGCTCCCGAACACGGCGCCGACCGCGATGTCGGGCGCAGCCGCGGCGCTGACCGATGAAATCCCGGCCGCGAGCTCCGGCAGCGACGTCACCGACGCGAGCAATATGAGGCCGATCCAGTTGTCGGAGATATTGCGCCGCGCTGCGATGATTTCGGCGTTGCGGGTCAACCGCGGTGCGGCGAACAGGATCAGCAGGGCGGCGGCAAGGAACTGCGTCCAGAGGATCGCGAGGCTCACGGCGGTCGTCTCCCGATGGTCCCGCGCTGCGGCGGACGGTGCGAGCTTAGCCGTGCGGAAATGCGCGGGGCTTGATGCCCGTCAATATCTCGACCGCGCGGCGGTCCGATACTGTCGGCGAACGCAGGATGAGAGGCGAAGCCATGCGATTTTGGAAGCGCGCGCAGTTCAGCGACCGCCGGGATGCGGGGCGGCACCTGGCATTGCGCCTGATCGGCATGCGCGTGAAAAACCCGGTCGTTATCGGACTGTTCCGCGGCGGGATTCCGGTCGCCTACGAGGTTTCCCAACTGCTGGAGGCGCCGCTTTTCCCCGCCATCGTCCAGTCGATCGATGCACCGGCGGAGACCGGCCTTCCCCTGGGCGCGATCGTCCATGCCGACGCCCCTGAAATCGTCTGGAACGATGACGTCGTCCATGCCTATTGCGCGAGCCAGGCCTGCCTGGACGAGGCCCGCGAAAAGGCCGAGGCGAAACTCGAACGCCTCCGGGCGGCTTTCGGCGAGAGCGCGCTGCATTCGGTGGCCGGCCGGCACGTCATACTCGTCGACGACGGATCGGCGCCGGCCGCGACCATGCGGGCCGTCATGCAGGTCCTTCGCAAGCACCGGCCGAAGGACATCACCTTGGCGATCCCCGTGATAGTCGGGAACAGTCTCAGCGAGGTGGAAGGCCTTGCCGACGAGACCGTCTGCCTTCACCGCACGGACGATCTCGAGTCCGTCGACGACGCCTATCGCGACTTCGGCGCCGTCAGCGATGCCGATCTGTGCAAAACGATCCGGCAGGCTCCCGGAGAGCGGGCGGCGTGAGCCGATGACGGCCGCGCTGGTTCGGGCGTTCTCCGAGATCGGGTTGGCCGATATTGCGGAGGTCGGCGGCAAGAATGCGTCGCTGGGCGAGATGATCGGCGCATTGGGCGGCAAGGGCGTTTCCGTGCCCCAGGGGTTTGCCACGACCACCGATGCCTTTCGCCTGTTTATCGAGGAAAACGGCCTGGCACCGATGATCGCGGAAACGCTGGCCGAGCTCGGATCGCCGAGCGGATCGGAGCTCGAAAAGGCCGCGCGTACGATCCGGGAAGCGATCCTGGCCGCGCCAATGCCGGGTCCGGTCGCCGCGGCGATCCGGGAGGCCTATGCCGGTCTCGAAACGCAATATGGCCGCGGCGTATCGGTGGCCGTTCGCAGCAGTGCGACCGCCGAAGATCTGCCGCAGGCGTCCTTCGCCGGTCAGCATGACAGCTTTCTCAACATCAGCGGCGCGGACGATGTCGTGCAAGCGGTGCATCGCTGTCTCGCCTCGCTCTATACGGCGCGCGCGATATCCTATCGCGCCGATCACGGCCTCGCCGATCTGAAGATCGCCCTGTCGGCGGGCGTCCAGAAAATGGTCCGCGCCGACCGGGCCTCCTCGGGCGTCGTATTCACGCTCGATACCGAATCCGGCTTTCGCGACGTCGTGATGGTGACGGGCGTCTGGGGGCTCGGCGAGGCGATCGTCCAGGGGCTCGCCGAACCCGACGAATTTCACGTCCACAAGCCAACCTTGCGCGCGGGATACCGCTATGTGCTGCGCCGGCGGATCGGTGCCAAGGAGTGCCGGATGGTCTATGCGCGGCGGGCCGGAGGCGATCGCACCGAACTGCGCCGCACCACGCTCGCGCAACGCAGCAGTCCCTGTCTGAGCGATGCCGAGATCGTGCAGCTCGCCGAACAGGCGCTGACCGTGGAGGCGCATTACAGCGCGGCCATGGCCGCCGATACGCCGATGGATATCGAATGGGCGAAGGACGGCCCCGACGGCGAACTCTTCATCATCCAGGCGCGACCCGAAACCGTCCATGCCCGTGCCCAACAGCGTCTTCGGCAGTACCGGCTGATCGGGACGGGCATACCGATTGCCGAGGGGCAGGCGGTCGGCAATGCGGTGGCCGGCGGCATCGTGCGGCCGGTCGCGTCGACCGCCGATCTGGACAAGGTCGGCGACGGCGATGTGCTGGTCTCCAAGGCGACCTCGCCGGACTGGGAGCCGGTGCTCAAACGCGCCGCCGCGATCGTCACCGAAAGCGGTGGACGGACCTGCCATGCCGCGATCGTCGCGCGCGAGCTGGGTGTGCCGGCGATCGTCGGCGTGGCCGATGCGCTGGATATTCTTCAGGATGGCGACCGGGTCACGATATCCTGCGCGGAGGGGCTGACCGGTCGCATCTATCCGGGCGACGTGCCGTTCGAGGTCGACGAGGTCGACCTTGCGGATCTTCCGGAGCCGCCGGTGAAGCTCATGGTCAATGTGGGCAATCCCGATATCGCCTTCCAATCGGCCCGCCTGCCGGTCGATGGGGTCGGTCTGGCGCGCAGCGAATTCGTCATGGCCGAGGCGGTCCGCGTGCATCCGATGGCGCTGCTCCGGCCCGAAGGGATCAGCGCGAAACGGACGCGCCAGCGCATCGAAAAGCTCGTCGCGCCCCATGGCGGCGGTGAGGATTATTTCATCGACAGCTTTGCCGAGGGCGTCGGGACGATCGCCGCGGCCTTCTACCCCCGGCCGGTGATCGTGCGGACGTCGGATTTCAAGAGCAACGAATATGCGGCACTGCTCGGCGGCAAGGATTTCGAACCCGCCGAGGAAAATCCGATGATCGGGTTTCGCGGCGCGGCGCGCTATGCGCACCCGGACTATCGGGAGGCTTTCGCGCTCGAATGCCGGGCGCTGCGCCGTGTGCGCGAGGCGATGGGCCTCACCAACCTGATCGTGATGATTCCCTTTTGCCGGCGTATCGAAGAGGCGCGGCAGGTGCTCGACATCATGGCCGGTCACGGCCTGAAGCGCGGCGAGAATGGCCTGCAAATCTATATGATGACCGAGATCCCGAGCAACGTGATCCTCGTCGACGATTTCGCCCGCTATTTCGACGGCTTTTCGATCGGTTCGAACGACCTGACCCAGCTCACGCTCGGTATCGACCGCGATTCCGACCTCCTCGCCGAGGGTTTCGACGAACGCGATCCCGCGGTCGAAAAACTGATCGCCGCGGCGATCGAGGGCGCGCACCGCAACGATCTGAGCTGCGGCATTTGCGGGCAGCGGCCGTCCGACGACCCGGCCTTCGCCGCCTGGCTCGTCGACCAGGGTATCGACAGCATCAGCGTAACGCCGGACAGCGTGCTCGCCGTGCTGCGGCAGTTCGACAACCGATAGGCGGCACGGACGACCGTCAGCCGACGGTCTGGCACTTTGCTTCGGAGCGTCGATTCAGCGCAGGTCGGGCTCGGATATCCAGTGTTTTCTCGCTGGAGCGAACCTGTTTCGCACGGCCTTGAGCAATTCGGACAGTGCGAGGCCGGACAGCGATACGAGGACGCAGATCGCCAGTTCTCCGGCCGACAGGGGCGCTGTGTAGAACAGCGCGTTGCCGAGCGCGGAATAGACGACGGCCAGATGCAGGACCACCGTCAGAATAATCGCGAAAATCAGAGCCGGATTGCCCAGCGGATTGAGCAGGAAGATCGACCGCCGGTCGGACCGGACGGCGACCGCCTGGCCGAGCTGGAGAAAGGTGAGCACCGTGAACACCATGGTCTGCCAATTTTCGTTGCCGGCATCGAGAGCGGCGATCTGTACCCCCACGGTCACGATCGCCATGAACGTGCCCATGATGGCGATATGCCGCCACATCGCGCCGTCGAACAGACCGCTGCTGGGCGGATGCGGATGCCGCTTCATGATGTCGGGTTCCGCCGGCTCGCCGGCCAGGGCGAGGCCCGGAACACCGTCTGTGACGAGATTGATCCAGAGGATTTGCAGGGGCAGCAGCGGCAGCGGCAACCCGAGGACGAGCGCGATGAACAGCGTCAGCACCTCGGCGAGGTTGCACGCCAGCACATAGCGGACGAACTTGCGGATATTGTCGAAAATCCGCCGCCCTTCGCGCACCGCGGCGACGATCGACGCGAAATTGTCGTCGAGCAGGATCAGGTCCGCGGCCTCACGGGCGACGTCGGTGCCGATACGCCCCATCGCGACGCCGATATTGGCGCGCAGCAGGGCAGGGGCGTCGTTGACGCCGTCGCCCGTCATCGCGACGAACTGCCGGTGATCCTGCAGGGCTTGGACGATCCGAATTTTTTGGGCGGGGTCGACGCGCGCGTAGATGTCCGTGCTGAGGACCCGGTCCATCAGTTCCGCGTCGTCCAGCGCGGCAAGTTCCGGTCCCGTGATTACGGTGGCCGTGTCGCCAACCAATCCGATCCTGCGGCCGATCGTCTCGGCGGTCTGGGGATGGTCGCCCGTTATCATGACCGGCTTGATCCCCGCGGTTCGGCACGCCGCGATAGCCGGAGCTGCTTCGGGGCGTGGCGGATCCATCAGCCCGACCAGTCCCAGTAACTCGAAGCCATCGCCGGGGTCGTCGCCGGCCGGCGGCGAGGCAGAAATCCGGCGTGCAAAGGCGAGGACGCGAAGGCCGGAGTGCGCCAGCGTTTCGGCCTTTCGCTGCGCTTCGGGAA
Coding sequences within it:
- the ppsA gene encoding phosphoenolpyruvate synthase; this encodes MTAALVRAFSEIGLADIAEVGGKNASLGEMIGALGGKGVSVPQGFATTTDAFRLFIEENGLAPMIAETLAELGSPSGSELEKAARTIREAILAAPMPGPVAAAIREAYAGLETQYGRGVSVAVRSSATAEDLPQASFAGQHDSFLNISGADDVVQAVHRCLASLYTARAISYRADHGLADLKIALSAGVQKMVRADRASSGVVFTLDTESGFRDVVMVTGVWGLGEAIVQGLAEPDEFHVHKPTLRAGYRYVLRRRIGAKECRMVYARRAGGDRTELRRTTLAQRSSPCLSDAEIVQLAEQALTVEAHYSAAMAADTPMDIEWAKDGPDGELFIIQARPETVHARAQQRLRQYRLIGTGIPIAEGQAVGNAVAGGIVRPVASTADLDKVGDGDVLVSKATSPDWEPVLKRAAAIVTESGGRTCHAAIVARELGVPAIVGVADALDILQDGDRVTISCAEGLTGRIYPGDVPFEVDEVDLADLPEPPVKLMVNVGNPDIAFQSARLPVDGVGLARSEFVMAEAVRVHPMALLRPEGISAKRTRQRIEKLVAPHGGGEDYFIDSFAEGVGTIAAAFYPRPVIVRTSDFKSNEYAALLGGKDFEPAEENPMIGFRGAARYAHPDYREAFALECRALRRVREAMGLTNLIVMIPFCRRIEEARQVLDIMAGHGLKRGENGLQIYMMTEIPSNVILVDDFARYFDGFSIGSNDLTQLTLGIDRDSDLLAEGFDERDPAVEKLIAAAIEGAHRNDLSCGICGQRPSDDPAFAAWLVDQGIDSISVTPDSVLAVLRQFDNR